In Nitrospira sp. MA-1, the following proteins share a genomic window:
- a CDS encoding spermidine/putrescine ABC transporter substrate-binding protein — MNMLCQWAGILILLVAAGCSESGTSSESPSSQRPTLYYFTWSDYVDAGVVAKFEATRGVRVVVDTFSSNEELLAKVQTGMTGYDVVVPSDFMAGIMGRLGLLAELDLEKIPHVQDLELHLQQLSFDPTNRFAIPYLWGTVGMGYNSEVVTEPPTSWEALWDPKFSGRISMLNDEREVFGLALQSLGYSLNSVDPQAIQLAKHKLMKQKPLIKAYTSEQFDQLLVAGEVVLAHAWGGPIARAMREHPSIRYALPQEGGMMWTDCLAVLASSTQQALAMDFINFLLDEEVALATSQRLLFASANRHVRNRLPEEIRTNTAVYPPSEMLARMEWLEDVQEAIRYYDRAWTELKVH; from the coding sequence ATGAACATGTTGTGTCAGTGGGCGGGGATCTTGATTCTCCTGGTGGCGGCGGGATGTTCGGAATCTGGCACATCCTCGGAATCACCATCCTCTCAACGCCCTACTCTTTATTATTTTACGTGGTCTGACTATGTGGATGCGGGGGTGGTGGCCAAATTCGAAGCGACCCGGGGGGTGCGGGTGGTCGTGGACACTTTTAGTAGCAATGAAGAGTTATTAGCCAAAGTGCAGACCGGCATGACCGGGTATGATGTGGTGGTGCCTTCTGATTTTATGGCAGGCATTATGGGCCGATTGGGGTTGCTGGCGGAGTTGGATCTGGAAAAAATTCCTCATGTGCAAGATCTGGAGCTCCACCTCCAGCAGCTCTCGTTTGATCCCACCAACCGGTTTGCCATTCCCTATTTATGGGGCACGGTTGGAATGGGGTATAATTCTGAGGTGGTGACGGAACCGCCAACCAGTTGGGAAGCCTTATGGGATCCGAAATTTTCCGGTCGTATCAGTATGCTGAACGATGAACGGGAAGTCTTCGGGTTGGCACTCCAGTCCTTAGGCTACTCGCTGAATAGTGTCGATCCCCAGGCCATTCAACTAGCCAAGCATAAGTTGATGAAGCAAAAGCCCTTGATCAAAGCGTATACGAGTGAACAGTTTGACCAACTACTTGTGGCCGGGGAGGTCGTATTAGCGCATGCCTGGGGAGGGCCGATCGCCAGGGCGATGCGTGAGCACCCGTCAATCCGGTATGCGCTCCCCCAGGAAGGTGGGATGATGTGGACGGATTGTCTGGCGGTCCTGGCCAGTTCTACTCAACAAGCGCTCGCGATGGATTTTATCAATTTTCTTTTAGATGAAGAGGTGGCGCTTGCCACATCGCAGCGACTATTATTTGCTTCAGCCAACCGACATGTTCGGAATCGTCTGCCGGAAGAGATTCGCACGAACACGGCGGTGTACCCGCCAAGTGAGATGCTTGCCCGGATGGAGTGGTTGGAAGATGTTCAGGAGGCCATTCGTTATTATGATCGAGCATGGACAGAGCTGAAAGTGCACTAG
- a CDS encoding HEAT repeat domain-containing protein: MMQRMIISSQTICWVVVAFFLAGAPLWAEEPGTSRSPLYLTQVPYEPPPPSESRGVEATPPPESLTTEDEERLEALIPLLEGKQEFWAIGEFVYFGKHSIPYLVKALKSPVSRVRFNAVETLSMINDSSAVPGLLEVAINSEEDSRIRSHALRVATRLDPNQVVPAIEVMVKDPNSTIRNTAVFESRRVHRKEVLPFIISAISDPEQYVSITARDSFWILTRFSGSIHDWEASTPEDRKEWMKEWWSWLEENQERFGETPSSTKPLRSPADLNVS; this comes from the coding sequence ATGATGCAGCGAATGATAATTTCGTCACAGACAATATGTTGGGTGGTCGTGGCCTTTTTCCTGGCCGGCGCTCCGCTGTGGGCGGAAGAACCAGGAACAAGTCGTTCCCCTCTCTACCTGACGCAAGTGCCCTATGAGCCTCCTCCTCCGTCAGAATCAAGAGGGGTCGAGGCCACGCCACCTCCTGAAAGCTTAACGACCGAGGATGAGGAGCGTCTGGAAGCACTTATTCCGCTGCTTGAGGGAAAACAGGAATTTTGGGCCATCGGAGAGTTTGTCTATTTTGGGAAACACTCGATCCCGTATTTAGTAAAAGCCCTCAAGTCGCCGGTGTCCAGAGTCCGGTTCAATGCGGTGGAAACGCTGTCGATGATCAATGATTCCTCCGCAGTCCCGGGCTTACTGGAGGTCGCAATCAATTCGGAGGAAGACTCCCGGATCCGGTCCCATGCATTGCGTGTGGCGACACGATTGGATCCCAACCAGGTCGTTCCGGCCATAGAGGTAATGGTGAAGGACCCCAATTCTACGATTCGGAATACGGCGGTGTTTGAATCACGGAGGGTCCATCGGAAGGAAGTGCTGCCTTTCATTATCAGTGCCATTTCAGATCCAGAGCAATACGTGTCAATCACGGCGCGGGATTCTTTCTGGATTCTCACCAGATTCAGCGGTTCAATCCATGATTGGGAAGCCTCCACCCCTGAAGACAGGAAGGAATGGATGAAGGAATGGTGGTCCTGGTTGGAAGAGAATCAGGAACGATTCGGCGAGACCCCGTCATCCACAAAACCTCTTCGATCACCGGCAGACCTGAATGTCAGTTGA
- the def gene encoding peptide deformylase, with product MAVLPIAKIGNPVLRQQAKPVDPASIGSRRIQEFLDDMFETMVHYEGIGLAAPQVAHSEQIVVMECEGKDGIPKTVLINPKIVFYSPSQTEMWEGCLSIDLMRGKVVRPSMIRVQAYDRQGVLQDFEANGLYAVCIQHEMDHLIGKLFIDRMADMSTLTQLEEFDAYWREESAPVI from the coding sequence ATGGCAGTATTACCTATAGCAAAAATCGGCAACCCCGTTCTCCGGCAACAGGCCAAGCCGGTCGATCCCGCATCAATCGGGAGTCGACGAATCCAGGAGTTCCTTGATGATATGTTTGAAACGATGGTGCATTATGAGGGAATTGGATTAGCCGCCCCGCAGGTCGCACATTCGGAACAGATTGTCGTGATGGAATGTGAGGGGAAGGATGGCATTCCGAAGACCGTCCTCATTAATCCTAAAATTGTGTTTTATAGCCCCTCCCAAACTGAAATGTGGGAAGGTTGTCTCAGTATTGATCTCATGCGAGGTAAGGTGGTCCGGCCGTCCATGATCCGCGTGCAGGCCTATGATCGGCAGGGTGTACTCCAGGATTTTGAAGCGAACGGACTCTATGCGGTGTGCATCCAGCATGAAATGGACCACCTCATCGGAAAATTGTTCATTGATCGGATGGCCGACATGTCGACCCTGACCCAGTTGGAAGAGTTTGATGCCTATTGGCGCGAAGAATCCGCCCCGGTGATTTAA
- a CDS encoding ABC transporter ATP-binding protein, with protein sequence MKSLLRVLSYLAPYRGLVCVTFFFAGVTTALELLPPWLIKVVIDDVIPAKNTDMLTWVLIGLLLAYGLKNLCNSLRIRFNNTLEQRVVHRLRQQVFAALQRLSLTYYENRSTGEIMSRVVNDTEHVQRIFIDGLEGMLTATLTLVGITTILFMLNWKMALLVLLPIPILTIGGVAFTRRVHRYYHDIRQQAAELNGYLQDSLSGIRETMGFNRQPYEQTRFQDMSHHYSQANLKAMYLWSIYSPGMIFIGSLGTILIVWYGAGEVIAGHLSTGELVMFLSYLVLFYTPVNQIHSVNHLLQHALAASERVFDILDAEPAVPDHGHLRPAQPRLSGKVEWKDMAFSYRPGKPVYQHLSLVVEPGEHVALVGPSGVGKSTLMKLLFRYYDVGEGAIELDGYDIRHLPLFYLREQIGFVQQEPFLFNGTVRSNLAYGDLAASQGQIEAVARAAQAHEFIQALPDGYDTWIGERGVKLSVGQKQRIAIARVLLKDPPIVVMDEATSNIDTETEVEIRIAMDELMRGRTTFIVAHRLSTLQAVDRIVVFEYGQIVEEGDHATLLARGGLYAGLYEAQFHV encoded by the coding sequence GTGAAATCGCTCCTGAGAGTCCTGTCCTACCTGGCCCCGTATCGCGGGCTCGTGTGTGTCACCTTCTTCTTTGCCGGTGTAACGACGGCCCTGGAGCTGCTCCCCCCCTGGCTCATCAAAGTGGTGATTGATGACGTAATCCCGGCAAAAAATACGGACATGCTGACCTGGGTGCTCATTGGACTACTCCTGGCCTATGGACTGAAGAATCTCTGTAATTCCCTCCGCATCCGCTTTAATAACACGCTAGAGCAACGGGTGGTGCATCGACTCCGACAACAAGTGTTTGCCGCTCTGCAACGGTTATCGTTGACGTATTATGAAAATCGATCGACGGGTGAAATCATGTCGCGTGTCGTGAATGATACGGAACACGTGCAACGAATTTTCATTGATGGGCTTGAGGGCATGTTGACGGCCACTTTGACCCTGGTCGGCATTACCACTATTTTATTTATGCTGAACTGGAAAATGGCCCTTCTCGTTCTACTGCCGATTCCGATACTCACCATCGGAGGCGTGGCGTTTACCCGCCGGGTCCACCGGTATTATCACGATATTCGTCAGCAGGCCGCTGAACTCAATGGCTATCTGCAGGATTCCTTGTCGGGGATCCGGGAAACGATGGGATTCAATCGACAGCCCTACGAGCAGACTCGTTTTCAGGACATGAGTCATCACTACAGCCAAGCAAATCTGAAAGCGATGTATTTATGGTCGATTTATTCTCCTGGAATGATTTTCATCGGAAGCCTGGGAACCATTTTGATTGTGTGGTATGGCGCAGGTGAAGTGATAGCCGGTCATCTTTCCACTGGTGAGTTGGTCATGTTTTTATCATACCTCGTCTTGTTTTATACCCCGGTCAATCAAATTCATTCCGTGAATCATTTGTTGCAACATGCCCTGGCTGCCAGTGAACGGGTGTTTGACATCTTGGATGCGGAGCCTGCCGTTCCCGACCACGGGCATCTTCGTCCGGCTCAGCCCCGGTTGTCGGGGAAAGTCGAATGGAAGGATATGGCCTTTTCTTATCGGCCCGGGAAACCGGTCTATCAACATCTTTCCCTGGTGGTGGAACCGGGGGAGCATGTGGCGTTAGTCGGGCCAAGCGGTGTGGGAAAAAGCACGCTCATGAAACTTCTCTTCCGGTATTACGATGTGGGGGAGGGTGCGATTGAGTTGGATGGATACGATATTCGTCATCTCCCGTTATTCTATCTTCGTGAACAAATCGGCTTTGTCCAACAGGAACCCTTTTTGTTTAATGGCACGGTGCGAAGCAATCTAGCGTATGGAGACTTGGCGGCATCGCAGGGTCAAATAGAAGCGGTGGCGCGGGCTGCGCAAGCGCATGAATTTATTCAAGCGCTACCTGATGGATATGACACCTGGATCGGGGAACGCGGAGTGAAATTGTCGGTTGGGCAAAAACAGCGTATCGCCATTGCCCGGGTATTGCTCAAAGATCCACCCATTGTGGTCATGGATGAAGCCACGTCGAATATTGACACGGAAACGGAAGTCGAGATTCGGATTGCCATGGATGAACTCATGCGTGGCCGGACGACGTTTATCGTGGCCCATCGGTTGTCAACTCTGCAAGCCGTGGATCGAATTGTCGTGTTTGAATATGGACAGATTGTTGAGGAAGGCGATCATGCGACCCTACTGGCAAGAGGGGGCTTGTATGCCGGGTTGTATGAAGCCCAATTTCATGTTTAA
- a CDS encoding DNA gyrase inhibitor YacG yields the protein MTVKCPICGNVEQWEGNVFRPFCSKRCQLLDLDGWLSERYRIPDAEEDGLDEAVGESGPTSAD from the coding sequence ATGACCGTGAAATGTCCGATATGCGGCAACGTGGAACAATGGGAAGGCAATGTCTTTCGACCCTTTTGTTCCAAGCGATGCCAATTGTTGGATTTGGATGGATGGTTGAGTGAACGCTATCGTATTCCCGATGCGGAAGAAGATGGGTTGGATGAGGCGGTTGGTGAGTCCGGACCCACATCTGCTGATTAG
- the lpxD gene encoding UDP-3-O-(3-hydroxymyristoyl)glucosamine N-acyltransferase, giving the protein MNIPLQELAQAIHATIHGSSDIQISGLSHLEGASSGDISFLLKPSFQKAARQSQAAAFIVTEPIPDDPRPQLIVPNPLVAVTTLAQKFFLPPLPPRGIHPTAVSGLDVRIGPDVSIGALVTIGDRVLIGSGVTIHAGVHIGDDASIGDECILYPHVSLLTKCVLGNRVIVHSGAVIGSDGFGYVQHEGRHHKIPQLGHVIIEDDVELGANVTVDRATFGSTVIKRGTKIDNQVQIAHNVVIGEDCILVAQVGIAGSTVLGRHVMVGGQAGLVDHVTIGDQVKIAAGSGVTNDVKSGQIVGGRPAVEHGIWRRSQVIQYQLPELRKELRALQKQVKHLESLLPAQPAPKPERFKKPSPSKR; this is encoded by the coding sequence ATGAATATTCCTCTTCAGGAATTAGCCCAAGCCATTCACGCCACCATTCACGGATCCTCTGACATTCAGATATCCGGGCTCTCTCATCTTGAAGGAGCCTCCTCGGGAGATATCTCCTTTCTCCTGAAGCCTTCGTTTCAGAAAGCGGCACGTCAGTCACAGGCGGCAGCCTTCATTGTGACAGAGCCTATTCCCGACGATCCTCGACCGCAATTAATTGTTCCGAATCCGCTGGTCGCCGTCACCACCTTGGCGCAGAAATTTTTCCTTCCTCCTCTTCCACCACGTGGCATTCACCCCACGGCTGTGTCAGGACTCGATGTGCGGATTGGTCCGGATGTCTCAATTGGCGCTCTCGTCACTATTGGGGACCGCGTGCTCATCGGCTCCGGGGTCACCATTCATGCCGGGGTACATATTGGCGACGATGCCAGTATCGGGGATGAGTGCATCCTCTACCCCCATGTCTCATTACTGACCAAGTGTGTCCTCGGCAATCGAGTCATTGTGCACAGCGGCGCCGTCATCGGGAGCGACGGCTTCGGCTATGTGCAACATGAAGGCCGCCACCATAAAATTCCGCAATTGGGCCATGTGATCATTGAAGATGACGTTGAACTCGGGGCCAATGTGACCGTGGATCGGGCAACATTTGGCAGCACCGTCATTAAGCGCGGCACAAAGATCGACAACCAGGTGCAGATCGCCCATAACGTGGTAATCGGGGAAGACTGTATTCTCGTCGCCCAGGTGGGGATTGCAGGCAGTACGGTGTTAGGCCGCCACGTCATGGTTGGGGGCCAGGCCGGCCTGGTGGATCATGTCACGATCGGTGATCAGGTGAAAATTGCGGCGGGCTCGGGGGTCACCAATGATGTGAAATCCGGTCAGATTGTAGGTGGGCGACCGGCGGTCGAACATGGTATCTGGCGAAGGTCACAGGTCATTCAATACCAACTCCCCGAATTGCGCAAGGAACTTCGGGCTCTTCAAAAACAGGTCAAACATCTTGAATCGCTTCTTCCGGCCCAACCGGCTCCCAAGCCAGAACGGTTCAAGAAGCCTTCACCCTCCAAGCGCTAA
- a CDS encoding acyl carrier protein → MKSSVNKSSQLSQQVYHTLGKYLQRDPKNLHPEDSLRDDLGLDSLQTIELVYEVESAFDLQIPDEDFGRLTTIGAVILYLDERTHAQGNALSDPHPTPPAKNSRPAPVVKKAKTRPTSKKSRT, encoded by the coding sequence ATGAAATCTTCCGTAAACAAATCCTCTCAACTCAGTCAGCAGGTGTACCACACCCTCGGTAAATACCTTCAGCGCGATCCGAAAAATCTGCATCCTGAGGATTCGCTCCGTGATGATTTGGGATTGGACTCGCTGCAAACCATTGAATTAGTCTATGAAGTCGAATCGGCGTTTGACCTTCAAATACCGGATGAGGATTTTGGGCGATTAACAACCATCGGGGCGGTCATCCTTTATCTGGATGAACGGACACATGCTCAAGGGAACGCCCTCTCCGACCCGCACCCCACACCACCGGCAAAGAATTCGCGCCCTGCTCCAGTTGTCAAAAAAGCCAAAACCCGTCCCACTTCAAAAAAATCGCGCACATGA
- the fabF gene encoding beta-ketoacyl-ACP synthase II → MAVRVVITGLGIVSPIGVGVPTFWKSALHGKSGITAISSFGDFPMESYRSRIAGQVSDFRLPDPSEDKFSSRVDRYAQFALAATREAIQDSGLDLEKEPAERMGVMAGVGMGGMMMGERELTTLYQSRKPHRVHPNFIPTITLNSASGILALAFGAKGPNLTISTACSSSIHSIGQALQAIRLNQADVVIASGADASITPLVFAGFCSLRALSTRYNDHPDQASRPFDQGRDGFVMGEGAGTLILESLRHATRRKAKIYAELAGYAATNEAYHMVIPREDGSDIARTVSLALKDAGVSPSQVDYVNAHATSTVVGDDVEVKGLRAVFDKRLNAIKVNATKSLIGHTLGAAGAIGTIVSALSIQTGVIHPTVNYDNPDPHCALPGLSTKVQKKSVRVGLVNAFGFGSNNAVLVLKKFT, encoded by the coding sequence ATGGCAGTGCGCGTGGTCATTACCGGACTCGGCATCGTGTCCCCCATTGGTGTCGGGGTTCCTACTTTTTGGAAGTCCGCCCTTCATGGCAAATCAGGGATTACGGCGATCTCATCTTTTGGGGATTTCCCCATGGAATCCTATCGCTCCAGGATTGCAGGGCAGGTTTCCGACTTTCGTCTCCCGGATCCTTCAGAAGATAAATTCTCATCGCGTGTGGACCGCTATGCGCAATTTGCCCTTGCTGCCACACGGGAAGCCATTCAGGATAGTGGGCTGGACCTTGAGAAGGAGCCGGCCGAACGGATGGGGGTCATGGCCGGTGTGGGCATGGGTGGCATGATGATGGGGGAGCGTGAACTCACCACCCTCTATCAGTCCCGGAAGCCCCATCGGGTCCATCCGAACTTTATTCCGACCATTACGCTGAATTCCGCCTCAGGCATTCTGGCATTAGCCTTTGGGGCAAAGGGACCGAATCTCACCATTTCCACCGCCTGTTCCTCCAGCATTCATTCTATCGGACAAGCCCTGCAGGCCATTCGCTTGAACCAGGCGGATGTTGTCATTGCCTCAGGAGCGGACGCCAGCATTACCCCGTTGGTCTTTGCCGGCTTTTGCTCATTACGCGCCTTATCCACCCGGTATAATGACCACCCCGATCAGGCTTCGAGACCATTCGATCAAGGACGGGACGGTTTTGTGATGGGGGAAGGGGCCGGCACCCTGATTCTGGAATCGCTTCGCCATGCCACCCGTCGTAAAGCGAAAATATATGCCGAACTGGCGGGGTATGCCGCCACCAACGAGGCGTATCATATGGTGATTCCCAGAGAGGATGGCTCGGATATTGCGAGAACCGTCAGCCTGGCGTTAAAAGATGCAGGGGTTTCGCCATCCCAGGTGGACTACGTCAATGCCCATGCGACATCCACTGTGGTCGGTGACGATGTGGAGGTCAAGGGGTTACGGGCGGTGTTCGACAAACGCCTGAATGCCATCAAGGTTAATGCCACCAAATCGCTCATTGGCCATACCTTGGGAGCAGCAGGAGCAATCGGCACAATTGTCTCGGCCTTATCCATTCAAACCGGTGTCATCCACCCCACGGTGAACTATGATAATCCGGACCCCCATTGTGCCTTGCCGGGACTTTCTACTAAGGTACAAAAAAAATCCGTTCGGGTGGGCTTGGTGAATGCCTTCGGATTTGGAAGTAACAATGCGGTTCTCGTCTTAAAAAAGTTTACATGA
- the cynS gene encoding cyanase, with amino-acid sequence MNKKELVSQLLAAKKASGKTYDELAAALGLCNVYVAQLFRLQAQLKKETEVLLVKLVPGLTGNLLDAMREFPLRSYDPAVLQEPHVYRMTEVCAHYGESILDIMHEQFGDGIMSAIDFKLTVEKVKGDKGEDRVVMTWNGKFLPHIEQTA; translated from the coding sequence ATGAATAAAAAGGAACTTGTCAGTCAGTTGCTTGCAGCGAAAAAAGCCTCAGGAAAGACGTACGACGAGCTGGCAGCAGCCCTCGGCCTGTGTAACGTCTATGTGGCCCAATTATTCCGATTGCAGGCGCAACTCAAGAAGGAAACGGAGGTCTTGCTCGTCAAGCTGGTACCGGGACTCACGGGGAATTTGCTTGATGCCATGCGGGAGTTTCCCCTGCGATCCTATGATCCGGCGGTCCTGCAGGAGCCACATGTTTATCGCATGACCGAGGTTTGTGCCCATTATGGGGAGTCCATTCTGGACATCATGCACGAGCAGTTCGGTGATGGGATTATGTCGGCGATTGATTTTAAGCTCACCGTCGAGAAGGTAAAGGGTGACAAAGGAGAGGACCGTGTCGTCATGACATGGAATGGAAAGTTTCTGCCACATATCGAACAGACCGCATAG
- a CDS encoding DUF2784 domain-containing protein, producing MHWQILADLVLLIHLAFIVFVLVGGILTMWWRWIPWVHLPAALWAVALEFGGWICPLTPLENWLLQAGGDAGYAGGFLEHYALPIIYPQGLTPEIQIILGFIVLLFMVVTYGFVWWRKASGI from the coding sequence ATGCATTGGCAAATCCTTGCTGACCTTGTCCTTCTGATCCACTTAGCCTTCATTGTCTTTGTATTGGTCGGGGGAATCCTTACGATGTGGTGGCGCTGGATCCCCTGGGTTCATCTTCCTGCCGCACTTTGGGCGGTAGCCTTGGAATTTGGCGGGTGGATCTGCCCTCTCACTCCATTAGAAAACTGGCTTCTTCAGGCCGGCGGTGACGCTGGATATGCGGGTGGATTCCTTGAGCATTATGCCCTGCCCATCATTTATCCCCAAGGCCTCACCCCGGAGATTCAAATAATCTTGGGGTTCATCGTCCTGCTTTTTATGGTTGTGACCTATGGGTTTGTATGGTGGAGGAAAGCCTCAGGTATCTAA
- a CDS encoding SulP family inorganic anion transporter, with product MNIRNDLLAGLVVALALIPEAIAFSVIAGVDPKVGLYASFCMATVIAFAGGRPGMISAATGAMALLMVTLVKDHGLQYLLAATVLTGVLQVVAGWLRLGSLMRFVSRSVITGFVNALAILIFMAQLPELTGVSWEAYAMVGAGLAIIYLFPYLTKSVPSPLVAITVLTGVSIGLGLNIRTVGDMGQLPDTLPMFLLPDVPLHWDTLRIIFPVSATLAVVGLLESMMTASIVDDLTDSSSNKNRECVGQGIANITSGFIGGMAGCAMIGQSVINVKSGGRGRLSTLVAGVFLLLMVVYIGDWVARIPMVALVAVMIMVAIGTFNWASIRNLREHPKSSNVVMIATVVVVVATHDLAKGVLVGVLLSGFFFAHQVGQILHIGWKSENQGRLRTYIITGQVFFASAERFVNSFDFKEVIEKVQIDVSRAHFWDLTAVSALDKVILKFRREGTEVEIIGLNEASATMVDRFAVHDKPDAVEQVMGH from the coding sequence ATGAATATCAGAAACGATCTGCTTGCAGGTCTCGTGGTCGCGCTGGCATTGATCCCTGAAGCAATTGCCTTTTCGGTCATCGCCGGCGTAGACCCCAAGGTGGGTCTGTACGCCTCGTTCTGTATGGCCACCGTCATCGCCTTTGCCGGCGGTCGGCCGGGCATGATCTCGGCTGCCACGGGTGCGATGGCGCTGTTAATGGTCACCCTGGTCAAAGACCATGGGTTGCAATACCTGCTGGCCGCTACGGTGCTGACGGGTGTGCTGCAAGTCGTTGCCGGCTGGCTCCGACTTGGTTCCCTGATGCGCTTTGTGTCGCGCTCCGTGATCACCGGCTTCGTCAATGCGTTGGCTATCCTCATCTTCATGGCGCAACTGCCTGAGCTGACCGGTGTGAGCTGGGAGGCCTATGCGATGGTGGGCGCTGGCCTGGCCATCATCTACCTCTTCCCGTACCTCACCAAGAGTGTGCCGTCTCCGCTGGTAGCCATTACGGTGTTGACCGGTGTGTCCATTGGTCTTGGCTTGAATATCCGCACCGTGGGCGACATGGGCCAACTCCCTGACACCCTTCCGATGTTCCTGCTGCCGGATGTGCCGCTGCATTGGGACACCCTCCGAATTATCTTCCCGGTGTCGGCCACATTAGCCGTGGTGGGGCTGCTGGAATCCATGATGACCGCATCCATCGTCGATGACCTGACGGATTCCTCAAGCAACAAAAATCGCGAATGTGTCGGACAGGGCATCGCCAATATTACCTCGGGCTTCATCGGCGGCATGGCCGGATGCGCCATGATTGGGCAGTCGGTCATTAACGTGAAATCGGGAGGCCGTGGGCGGCTCTCGACCCTGGTTGCAGGCGTGTTTCTGCTGCTGATGGTGGTGTACATCGGTGACTGGGTGGCCCGAATCCCGATGGTCGCACTGGTTGCCGTGATGATCATGGTCGCGATCGGCACCTTCAACTGGGCCTCAATCCGCAATCTGCGGGAGCATCCCAAAAGCTCCAACGTGGTGATGATCGCCACCGTGGTGGTGGTCGTGGCCACTCATGACCTGGCGAAGGGCGTGCTCGTTGGCGTGCTGTTGTCCGGGTTCTTTTTCGCTCACCAGGTCGGACAGATTTTGCATATTGGCTGGAAGTCGGAGAATCAGGGCCGTCTGCGCACCTATATCATCACCGGGCAGGTGTTCTTTGCCTCGGCTGAGCGGTTTGTCAATTCTTTTGATTTCAAGGAAGTGATCGAAAAGGTTCAAATTGACGTGAGCCGTGCCCACTTCTGGGATCTGACTGCTGTCAGCGCGTTGGATAAAGTCATCCTCAAGTTTCGCCGCGAGGGAACGGAAGTCGAGATCATCGGCTTGAATGAAGCCAGCGCCACGATGGTGGATCGCTTCGCCGTCCACGACAAACCCGATGCCGTGGAACAGGTGATGGGCCACTGA
- a CDS encoding universal stress protein: MKNENKVLACVDQSHFADYVADYAAWAACRMAAPLEFLHVIDRHPEIATGHDHSGAIGIDAQEVLLNELSNEDESRSKAARERGRIFLNELRERAMVSGVESPDVRQRYGLLEETLVEQEESVRLFVLGRRGVSAEATQRDLGRNVERVVRALHKPILAVTDSFSEPRRIMIAFDGGIVTRRGVEMVAASPLFRGLPVYLLMSGKESQSAPKQLEWAKTTLEAASFDVSPSLIPGDAERVIAKAVQEQGIDMLIMGAYSHSPLRSLVFGSKTSDLLRSAKVPTLLLR; encoded by the coding sequence ATCAAGAATGAGAATAAGGTGCTGGCCTGCGTCGATCAATCGCATTTCGCCGATTACGTGGCCGACTATGCGGCCTGGGCGGCATGCCGCATGGCGGCACCGCTGGAATTTCTCCATGTGATCGATCGGCATCCCGAGATTGCGACCGGCCACGATCACAGCGGTGCCATAGGGATCGATGCGCAGGAAGTGCTGTTGAACGAACTGTCCAATGAGGATGAGTCCCGCAGCAAGGCGGCCCGTGAGCGGGGCCGGATCTTCTTGAACGAATTACGGGAGCGGGCCATGGTCTCGGGAGTCGAATCTCCCGATGTTCGCCAGCGCTACGGGCTGTTGGAAGAGACCTTGGTGGAGCAGGAAGAATCCGTGCGTCTGTTTGTGTTGGGGCGCCGGGGTGTCTCGGCTGAGGCCACCCAGCGTGATTTGGGGCGCAATGTTGAGCGGGTGGTGCGCGCCCTGCACAAACCGATACTCGCGGTCACTGATAGCTTCAGCGAGCCTCGCCGGATCATGATTGCCTTCGATGGTGGAATCGTCACCCGACGAGGTGTGGAAATGGTGGCGGCCAGCCCGCTCTTCCGTGGCCTGCCGGTGTACCTTCTGATGTCCGGCAAAGAAAGTCAGAGTGCCCCCAAACAGCTTGAATGGGCCAAGACCACATTGGAGGCCGCAAGCTTTGATGTTTCGCCTTCACTCATTCCCGGCGACGCGGAACGCGTCATTGCCAAGGCGGTCCAGGAGCAGGGCATCGATATGCTGATCATGGGCGCGTACAGCCATTCTCCGCTTCGCAGCCTGGTATTCGGCAGCAAAACCTCCGACTTGTTGCGTTCCGCTAAAGTTCCGACGCTATTGCTCCGATAA